One genomic window of Biomphalaria glabrata chromosome 9, xgBioGlab47.1, whole genome shotgun sequence includes the following:
- the LOC106060529 gene encoding serine/threonine-protein phosphatase 6 regulatory ankyrin repeat subunit B-like isoform X1: MMQDLSNMKHMLSSFKDMLKKENKFKTEMAAAGDSEDAQKEKMMEIFIKSMEGEHMSIIDSLLKTKLRDKRLPLDVNQCVIEASIRGNLVVLTKLLNLHPRLSHGDDENRRAIHYAAMNGHLGCVKLLLKSGASSNCSDDDGRTPLHYACSNGHLDIVKTLVTQGSSVNSCRTEIGECALHVTAATDHVNIMEVLLDNGGDVNNMTRKLKGGSTPLHIAITSDKPDMVDYLCRHGALLNMEDGFGKFPIHIACEKGVVRCIPVLIQHGADLEMLDSYNQTPLCSAALENQPAVAKLLIEHGANVHSVDNNGFTPLHKASIKGNVELIDHLMSAGADLNKRSTKSLQTPLMTAVYFGKLEAIKRLVHYGADTTVTDINGQTPLHLVHSKIGGDPIDKILLALLEGGGRLDIRDQNHFTPLQKGIYTGVVRSNLSLPSIQLLVQAGSLLAPDKYTSGKNSPLFWLAYSGCLKEAAYLVRAGWDLNNETWIMLPGKDSMQDKLHDFMIVNFRTVPSLLHRTRQVIRSHLSSIRKFREILSSIDSLPIPSALKSYLKLEDVDPNNMDFLDWEDAGPYDEDEDESDS, from the exons CAGAAATGGCTGCAGCAGGTGACAGCGAAGAtgcacaaaaagaaaaaatgatggAAATTTTTATCAAAAGTATGGAAGGAGAACACATGAGCATCATAGATTCCTTGTTGAAAACAAAACTTCGGGACAAAAG GCTGCCATTGGATGTAAATCAGTGTGTGATTGAAGCCTCTATAAGGGGTAATCTAGTTGTGCTGACCAAACTTTTAAATCTTCACCCTCGGCTGAGTCATGGAGATGATGAAAACCGGCGGGCCATCCATTATGCTGCCATGAATGGTCACCTTGGTTGTGTCAAGCTTCTTCTGAAATCTGGAGCCAGCAGCAACTGTTCTGACGATGATGGAAGAACACCTCTTCACTATGCTTGCTCTAATGGTCATTTAGACATTGTCAA AACACTTGTAACACAGGGAAGTAGTGTTAACTCTTGCCGTACGGAGATTGGCGAATGCGCCTTGCATGTGACAGCTGCAACTGACCATGTTAACATCATGGAAGTACTTCTGGACAATGGTGGTGATGTCAATAATATGACTAGGAAATTGAAAGGCGGGTCTACTCCACTTCACATTGCAATTACTTCAGATAAGCCTGATATG GTTGACTATTTGTGTAGACACGGAGCCTTGCTTAATATGGAGGATGGATTTGGCAAGTTTCCAATCCACATAGCATGTGAGAAAGGTGTTGTACGCTGCATCCCAGTGTTAATTCAGCATGGGGCCGATCTGGAGATGTTGGACAGCTACAATCAGACACCCTTGTGTTCAGCTGCATTAGAAAATCAACCAGCTGTGGCCAAATTGCTGATTGAACATGGGGCTAATGTGCATTCTGTTGATAACAATGGATTTACCCCTTTACACAAGGCTAGCATTAAG GGTAATGTCGAGCTGATTGACCACTTAATGTCTGCTGGTGCTGACCTCAATAAGAGAAGCACCAAAAGTCTTCAGACTCCACTCATGACGGCTGTTTACTTTGGTAAGCTTGAGGCCATCAAGAGACTGGTTCATTACGGAGCTGACACAACTGTAACTGATATCAATGGTCAGACTCCACTCCACCTGGTGCACTCAAAGATAG gaggtGATCCAATAGATAAAATTTTGCTAGCTCTGTTAGAAGGTGGCGGCCGTCTTGATATCAGGGACCAGAACCACTTCACCCCACTTCAGAAAGGCATATATACTGGAGTTGTCAGGAGTAATCTGTCCCTGCCCAGCATTCAGCTCTTGGTACAGGCTGGCTCTTTGCTGGCCCCAGACAAGTATACATCCGGCAA GAATTCACCTTTGTTCTGGCTGGCTTACTCTGGTTGCTTGAAAGAAGCTGCGTATCTGGTCAGAGCTGGCTGGGACCTGAACAATGAGACATGGATCATGTTGCCAGGGAAAGATTCAATGCAGGACAAGCTTCATGATTTCATGATTGTCAATTTTAGGACTGTGCCTTCATTACTGCACCGTACAAGACAG gTTATAAGGTCACATCTCTCTTCCATCAGAAAGTTTAGAGAGATACTCTCATCTATAGACAGTCTGCCAATCCCCTCTGCTCTGAAGTCCTACCTAAAACTTGAAGATGTTGACCCAAACAACATGGATTTCTTGGATTGGGAGGATGCTGGACCTTATGATGAAGATGAGGATGAATCAGATTCTTAA
- the LOC106060529 gene encoding serine/threonine-protein phosphatase 6 regulatory ankyrin repeat subunit B-like isoform X3, giving the protein MAAAGDSEDAQKEKMMEIFIKSMEGEHMSIIDSLLKTKLRDKRLPLDVNQCVIEASIRGNLVVLTKLLNLHPRLSHGDDENRRAIHYAAMNGHLGCVKLLLKSGASSNCSDDDGRTPLHYACSNGHLDIVKTLVTQGSSVNSCRTEIGECALHVTAATDHVNIMEVLLDNGGDVNNMTRKLKGGSTPLHIAITSDKPDMVDYLCRHGALLNMEDGFGKFPIHIACEKGVVRCIPVLIQHGADLEMLDSYNQTPLCSAALENQPAVAKLLIEHGANVHSVDNNGFTPLHKASIKGNVELIDHLMSAGADLNKRSTKSLQTPLMTAVYFGKLEAIKRLVHYGADTTVTDINGQTPLHLVHSKIGGDPIDKILLALLEGGGRLDIRDQNHFTPLQKGIYTGVVRSNLSLPSIQLLVQAGSLLAPDKYTSGKNSPLFWLAYSGCLKEAAYLVRAGWDLNNETWIMLPGKDSMQDKLHDFMIVNFRTVPSLLHRTRQVIRSHLSSIRKFREILSSIDSLPIPSALKSYLKLEDVDPNNMDFLDWEDAGPYDEDEDESDS; this is encoded by the exons ATGGCTGCAGCAGGTGACAGCGAAGAtgcacaaaaagaaaaaatgatggAAATTTTTATCAAAAGTATGGAAGGAGAACACATGAGCATCATAGATTCCTTGTTGAAAACAAAACTTCGGGACAAAAG GCTGCCATTGGATGTAAATCAGTGTGTGATTGAAGCCTCTATAAGGGGTAATCTAGTTGTGCTGACCAAACTTTTAAATCTTCACCCTCGGCTGAGTCATGGAGATGATGAAAACCGGCGGGCCATCCATTATGCTGCCATGAATGGTCACCTTGGTTGTGTCAAGCTTCTTCTGAAATCTGGAGCCAGCAGCAACTGTTCTGACGATGATGGAAGAACACCTCTTCACTATGCTTGCTCTAATGGTCATTTAGACATTGTCAA AACACTTGTAACACAGGGAAGTAGTGTTAACTCTTGCCGTACGGAGATTGGCGAATGCGCCTTGCATGTGACAGCTGCAACTGACCATGTTAACATCATGGAAGTACTTCTGGACAATGGTGGTGATGTCAATAATATGACTAGGAAATTGAAAGGCGGGTCTACTCCACTTCACATTGCAATTACTTCAGATAAGCCTGATATG GTTGACTATTTGTGTAGACACGGAGCCTTGCTTAATATGGAGGATGGATTTGGCAAGTTTCCAATCCACATAGCATGTGAGAAAGGTGTTGTACGCTGCATCCCAGTGTTAATTCAGCATGGGGCCGATCTGGAGATGTTGGACAGCTACAATCAGACACCCTTGTGTTCAGCTGCATTAGAAAATCAACCAGCTGTGGCCAAATTGCTGATTGAACATGGGGCTAATGTGCATTCTGTTGATAACAATGGATTTACCCCTTTACACAAGGCTAGCATTAAG GGTAATGTCGAGCTGATTGACCACTTAATGTCTGCTGGTGCTGACCTCAATAAGAGAAGCACCAAAAGTCTTCAGACTCCACTCATGACGGCTGTTTACTTTGGTAAGCTTGAGGCCATCAAGAGACTGGTTCATTACGGAGCTGACACAACTGTAACTGATATCAATGGTCAGACTCCACTCCACCTGGTGCACTCAAAGATAG gaggtGATCCAATAGATAAAATTTTGCTAGCTCTGTTAGAAGGTGGCGGCCGTCTTGATATCAGGGACCAGAACCACTTCACCCCACTTCAGAAAGGCATATATACTGGAGTTGTCAGGAGTAATCTGTCCCTGCCCAGCATTCAGCTCTTGGTACAGGCTGGCTCTTTGCTGGCCCCAGACAAGTATACATCCGGCAA GAATTCACCTTTGTTCTGGCTGGCTTACTCTGGTTGCTTGAAAGAAGCTGCGTATCTGGTCAGAGCTGGCTGGGACCTGAACAATGAGACATGGATCATGTTGCCAGGGAAAGATTCAATGCAGGACAAGCTTCATGATTTCATGATTGTCAATTTTAGGACTGTGCCTTCATTACTGCACCGTACAAGACAG gTTATAAGGTCACATCTCTCTTCCATCAGAAAGTTTAGAGAGATACTCTCATCTATAGACAGTCTGCCAATCCCCTCTGCTCTGAAGTCCTACCTAAAACTTGAAGATGTTGACCCAAACAACATGGATTTCTTGGATTGGGAGGATGCTGGACCTTATGATGAAGATGAGGATGAATCAGATTCTTAA
- the LOC106060529 gene encoding serine/threonine-protein phosphatase 6 regulatory ankyrin repeat subunit B-like isoform X2: MMQDLSNMKHMLSSFKDMLKKENKFKKMAAAGDSEDAQKEKMMEIFIKSMEGEHMSIIDSLLKTKLRDKRLPLDVNQCVIEASIRGNLVVLTKLLNLHPRLSHGDDENRRAIHYAAMNGHLGCVKLLLKSGASSNCSDDDGRTPLHYACSNGHLDIVKTLVTQGSSVNSCRTEIGECALHVTAATDHVNIMEVLLDNGGDVNNMTRKLKGGSTPLHIAITSDKPDMVDYLCRHGALLNMEDGFGKFPIHIACEKGVVRCIPVLIQHGADLEMLDSYNQTPLCSAALENQPAVAKLLIEHGANVHSVDNNGFTPLHKASIKGNVELIDHLMSAGADLNKRSTKSLQTPLMTAVYFGKLEAIKRLVHYGADTTVTDINGQTPLHLVHSKIGGDPIDKILLALLEGGGRLDIRDQNHFTPLQKGIYTGVVRSNLSLPSIQLLVQAGSLLAPDKYTSGKNSPLFWLAYSGCLKEAAYLVRAGWDLNNETWIMLPGKDSMQDKLHDFMIVNFRTVPSLLHRTRQVIRSHLSSIRKFREILSSIDSLPIPSALKSYLKLEDVDPNNMDFLDWEDAGPYDEDEDESDS; encoded by the exons AAATGGCTGCAGCAGGTGACAGCGAAGAtgcacaaaaagaaaaaatgatggAAATTTTTATCAAAAGTATGGAAGGAGAACACATGAGCATCATAGATTCCTTGTTGAAAACAAAACTTCGGGACAAAAG GCTGCCATTGGATGTAAATCAGTGTGTGATTGAAGCCTCTATAAGGGGTAATCTAGTTGTGCTGACCAAACTTTTAAATCTTCACCCTCGGCTGAGTCATGGAGATGATGAAAACCGGCGGGCCATCCATTATGCTGCCATGAATGGTCACCTTGGTTGTGTCAAGCTTCTTCTGAAATCTGGAGCCAGCAGCAACTGTTCTGACGATGATGGAAGAACACCTCTTCACTATGCTTGCTCTAATGGTCATTTAGACATTGTCAA AACACTTGTAACACAGGGAAGTAGTGTTAACTCTTGCCGTACGGAGATTGGCGAATGCGCCTTGCATGTGACAGCTGCAACTGACCATGTTAACATCATGGAAGTACTTCTGGACAATGGTGGTGATGTCAATAATATGACTAGGAAATTGAAAGGCGGGTCTACTCCACTTCACATTGCAATTACTTCAGATAAGCCTGATATG GTTGACTATTTGTGTAGACACGGAGCCTTGCTTAATATGGAGGATGGATTTGGCAAGTTTCCAATCCACATAGCATGTGAGAAAGGTGTTGTACGCTGCATCCCAGTGTTAATTCAGCATGGGGCCGATCTGGAGATGTTGGACAGCTACAATCAGACACCCTTGTGTTCAGCTGCATTAGAAAATCAACCAGCTGTGGCCAAATTGCTGATTGAACATGGGGCTAATGTGCATTCTGTTGATAACAATGGATTTACCCCTTTACACAAGGCTAGCATTAAG GGTAATGTCGAGCTGATTGACCACTTAATGTCTGCTGGTGCTGACCTCAATAAGAGAAGCACCAAAAGTCTTCAGACTCCACTCATGACGGCTGTTTACTTTGGTAAGCTTGAGGCCATCAAGAGACTGGTTCATTACGGAGCTGACACAACTGTAACTGATATCAATGGTCAGACTCCACTCCACCTGGTGCACTCAAAGATAG gaggtGATCCAATAGATAAAATTTTGCTAGCTCTGTTAGAAGGTGGCGGCCGTCTTGATATCAGGGACCAGAACCACTTCACCCCACTTCAGAAAGGCATATATACTGGAGTTGTCAGGAGTAATCTGTCCCTGCCCAGCATTCAGCTCTTGGTACAGGCTGGCTCTTTGCTGGCCCCAGACAAGTATACATCCGGCAA GAATTCACCTTTGTTCTGGCTGGCTTACTCTGGTTGCTTGAAAGAAGCTGCGTATCTGGTCAGAGCTGGCTGGGACCTGAACAATGAGACATGGATCATGTTGCCAGGGAAAGATTCAATGCAGGACAAGCTTCATGATTTCATGATTGTCAATTTTAGGACTGTGCCTTCATTACTGCACCGTACAAGACAG gTTATAAGGTCACATCTCTCTTCCATCAGAAAGTTTAGAGAGATACTCTCATCTATAGACAGTCTGCCAATCCCCTCTGCTCTGAAGTCCTACCTAAAACTTGAAGATGTTGACCCAAACAACATGGATTTCTTGGATTGGGAGGATGCTGGACCTTATGATGAAGATGAGGATGAATCAGATTCTTAA